Genomic segment of Sulfurovum sp. UBA12169:
CTCAAACGTCCTTTTTGCGGTCTTTCATAGCGAAACATTGGTCCGTGATAGTAGAATTTTTGTTTGACCGGCTGACGGTCAAGTTTGTCGCTGATGAAAGCTCGGGCTACGCCGGCGGTTCCTTCGGGGCGCATACAGACATCGTATCCGCCTTTGTCTTCAAATTGATACATCTCTTTATTGACAATATCAGAACTGTTGCCAACGGACCGTTTGAAAAGCGCAGTTTCTTCAAGAATAGGAGTCTCTATATAGCTATAGCCGTATCTTTTAGCAATATCTACCGCAGTATCAAGAATGTGTACATGGCGTCGGCTTTCTTCAAAAGTAAGGTCTTTCATGCCCCGAAGCGGATTGATCATAGTGTATTCCTTAAAAAGTTGTTTATTTGGGTATGTATGGTGTCTATGGATTGGGTTGCATCCACAAAAAGATGAGGGATGCTAAGTTTGATAAGACTTTTTTTCATCTGCTCTTGTACGTGAAGCAAATATTCCAAGCCCCTTAACTCTATACCGTCTAGACTTTTTTGTGATATTCTCTTTTTGAGTGTCTCCATATCTGTCAAAAACAATATCACTTTATCGGGCAGGTGATCTTGAAGTGCAAATTTATTAAGTGAGACAAGCAGATCAAAGTCAAAATCGCTATTGGCAAGGGCATAGCCTATACCGGAGAGAAAACCTCTGTCAGAAAGTATAAGTTTGTCTTTGTTTGGTTTGATAATCTCTTCATAATGTTCAGCACGGTCTGCCAAAAAAAGTAAAAGTTCGGCTCGCTTGGAAGAAAGTGAATCGTTAAGCAATATCTCTCTGGCTTTTTTGCCAAATGAGGTTCCGCCGGGCTCTTTTGTGATGATTACCTCAGGATGGTTTTTGGCTATCAATTCAATTTGCGTAGTTTTACCGCATGTATCTATGCCTTCAAACAAAATGTACATTATTTTTTATATCCTTGGATCATTTTGTAGACCTCCGGAGGTAAAAGATGGTCTATTTTTCCATCAAAATGCAAAATGGATCGCACGACAGAAGAGCTCACAAAAGCATGTTCGAGACTAGGCATAAGATAGATGGTCTCCAGATCTTTTTTAAGAGATGCATTGGCATATCCCATCTGCAGCTCATACTCAAAGTCGCTCACCGCTCGCAATCCTCTGATGATAATATTGGCATCCAGATTGTCAGAGAGGGTAACGAGCAGACCGTTGAAGCCGATCACTTTTACTTTAGGAAATATTTTGGTGACGGCTTTTGCCATTTCAATACGCTGTTCTAGGCTGAACATAGGATTTTTAGTTTCACTTTCTGCTACTGCAATGATAATTTCATCAAACATTTTGCATGCTCTTCTTAGGATATCCAAATGTCCATTGGTGACAGGATCAAATGTTCCCGGATAGATTGCTCGTCTAAAAGTATTCATGGTGTTCCCCATCTTTTATATAAACTGTTATCAATGCCTAGCGCATCGTACCATTTTCCAATAATGAAGCGCTCCATCTCTTCAAGGGTGCTCGAATCGGAGTAGTATCCTATCACCGGCGGAGCGATAATAACGCCCAAAGAAGCCAACTTATGCATATTTTCTAATGCAATAGCGGAAAAGGGCATTTCTCTGGGAGCAAGCAGCAGCTTTTTTTGTTCTTTAAGCGCAACTGCAGCTACTCTTGTTGCAAGATTGTCGCTGATGCCGCATGCTATTTTGGCCAGAGTATTCATGCTGCACGGAATGATGGCCGTTGCATCCACTTTAAATGAACCGCTTGAAATGGATGCTGCAATGTTGTTGTTTTGATGCAGAGTAACTTTCGTGTTTTCAAACGACTCTACAGTGAGGGCATTGTCTGAAACGACTACATGTGCCTCGATGTCCTGAGGCAAACAGTTGATAAACTTTTTACCCATATCAACACCGCTAGCACCGGTAATTGCTATTACAAGTTTCATAAAATGCCTTATTTTTTGTTGTGGGAATTATAGCAAAAGAAAGTTTGATTTAGTTTTTTGAATGAGAAATGAATATAAATAGTATCAATGGAGCGGGCGAACGGATTCGAACCGTCGACCCTAACCTTGGCAAGGTTATGCTCTACCCCTGAGCTACGCCCGCAACTAACGTAATAATAAAATAAAAGTGGAGCGGGAGACGGGACTCGAACCCGCGACCCTCAGCTTGGAAGGCTGACGCTCTAGCCAACTGAGCTACTCCCGCGCCGTTTATTTGGTAAACCAAATGTTATCTGTTGGTTGTTTTCTGATTATTAAACAATGAAATACAATCAGTCCGTGATCTGGCTATTAAAGCCGATACAGGTTAAACATAATTTTTTACTTTATTAAAAACATTTTATTGGATGGTACCCCGGGTCGGACTCGAACCGACACAAGCAAGCTTACCAGATTTTGAGTCTGGCGTGTCTACCAATTTCACCACCGAGGCAGATACATTTTGAAAATGTAAACGGAATTCTACATGTTTTTTCTTAAAATATGTTTAGAAAACAGCCTAATTTTTATTTTTATGACAATTTGATACTTTGGCTAGGGCAACTTATCTTAATTTGTTATAATACATTTATTATTTATTAATATGGGAGTACACGTGAAGATTACACTGATTATAACTGCTGTCCTTTTTATTTATGGTGCGTTTTCAACGTTATTTCATGACAGTGCATTGGTTGGAAATATAGGAAAAAAGGTCGGGGATGTCAATGTTTTTTTATTTGGGTATTTGGCCTATATCAATATTTTAATACTTTTTTATCCCCTGTATAAGCTTTTTACTGATTCTCGCAAGCTCAAAGAAATTGATTTTTATCTCGGATGGCTGCTCTTTTTTATAGGATTGATTTTTTTGCAATCTTTGATAGTTGAATCCAAAGAGGCAGGCTATATCGGAACACAGATTGTAGAGTTTTTGCAGCCATTTATCGGTAAAGCAGGATTGTGGCTTTCGTGGCTAATGATAACAGCACTCTCTTTGGTTTTTATCCTGGATGATGATTTTAGTCCCGGAGATTTAAAATTGCATCGATTTTCGTTTAAACCTATATGGCGGGGATTGCAAAACAGTTTGCAAAAAATAAAAGTATTTTTTAGAAAGCTATTTACCAATCCTTTTGCGTCGCCGCCTTTGGAAAATGACATGATGCCTCCTCTGGAACAAAAAAAAGACAAAACAGCGCAAAAGAGACTCCAGTTTTCTTCTGAGAATCAAAGAATTTCTCAGATGCCTCTTAAAAAAGAAGACCATTTCATGAAAGAGGTCAAAAAAATACCTATACATCCGATAGATGATCTTGTGGTTGACGAACGAGCAGCAAAAGAAGACTCATTACTTCATGATTTGCAACTTAAAAACACACATGTTCAAAGAGTAGAAGAACTGGAAGAAAACTCAAAACTTTTAGAACAGATAGAAAAAGGCGCAGTAGCCAAACCAAAAAACTTTAAATTGCCAAAGCTGGATTTTTTACAAAAAGCACCCAAGACAACCAAAAAAATCAATGAGGCCGAGATAGACAGAAAAATAGAAGATTTGCTTTCTAAGCTTAAGCAGTTTAATGTAGACGGAGACGTGGTGCGTACGTATAGCGGACCGCTGGTTACTACTTTTGAGTTTAAGCCTGCTCCCAATGTTAAAGTTTCCAAAATACTCAACCTTCAAGATGATCTTGCCATGGCGCTTAGTGCTGAAACGATACGCATACAGGCGCCTATTCCGGGTCGAGATGTGGTGGGTATCGAGATACCAAATGACACGATAGAAACGATTTATTTGCGTGAAATACTTGAAAGCGACCTTTTTAGAGAATCAAGCTCTCCTCTAACGGTGGCTTTGGGTAAAGATATTGTAGGGAAACCTTTTATTACGGATATTAAAAAATTGCCCCATTTGCTGATCGCCGGCACAACAGGTTCGGGTAAATCTGTAGGTATTAATGCAATGATACTTTCTTTGCTCTACAGAAACGATCCCGATCAGTTAAAGCTGATGCTTATAGATCCCAAAATGCTTGAGTTTTCTATCTATAACGATATTCCTCATCTTATTACGCCTGTGATTACAGAGGCAAAAAAAGCCATTGCGGCCCTGTCGAACATGGTGGGAGAAATGGAACGCCGTTATAAGCTGATGGCAAAGAACCGCACCAAAAATATCGATAATTACAATGAAAAAGTAAAACAGGACGGTTCTGCCGATCCGTTTCCGTTTATCGTAGTAGTGATAGACGAGTTGGCAGATTTGATGATGAACGGAGGCAAGGAGGTGGAGTATTCCATTGCCAGACTTGCCCAAATGGCAAGAGCATGCGGGATTCACTTGATCGTCGCCACGCAAAGGCCCAGTGTGGACGTAGTTACCGGGCTCATTAAAGCCAACCTGCCTTCAAGGCTGAGCTACAGGGTAGGACAGCGTATTGACTCAAAAGTCATCCTGGATACGATGGGCGCGGAAAGTTTGCTGGGGCGGGGAGACGGGCTTTTTACACCCCCGGGAGCAGTAGGTCTTGTGCGCATTCATGCACCATGGAACACTGAAGAGGAGATAGAAGAAGTTGTTGAGTTTCTTAAGGAGCAGCGTGTTCCGCAATACGATGAAAGTTTTTTAGTTACAGGAGGGGCCTCTTCTGAGGGGAAAAATGCCGATATGGAATTGGACCCGCTTTTTGAAGAAGCAAAAAATGTGATTTTGACAGACAATAAAACGTCTATCTCTTATTTGCAGCGCAAATTGCAAATAGGCTATAATAGATCAGCCAATATTATTGAGCAGCTTGAAGCGATGGGTATACTCAGCGAACCCAATGCGAAAGGCAATAGAGAGATACTATAAAAAAAGAGGGTAAAAATGGCGTATTTTACAGAAGCTAAAGTCGGAGAAAAAGTATACGGGCTTATTTTTGGAGCCGGAAAAATTGTCAACGTGTTTTCGGATAGTTTTTATTCGATTGTGGTTGAGTTTAAAAATGGTTATGAGGTGCCTTACACAGAAGAGGGGATACCGGGCTGGGGAAATTTTAAAAAACAGACACTTTTTTATAAAGAAGATGTTGATCTGAGTACTGAAGATTTTTCTCCCGTAGGCAAGATACTTTCACCCAAGAAGATTATTAAGCTGCGAGAGAAAAACAAACTGCAAGTAAGGCTGCCTTCTGGTATCTGGAAAAATGTAAAAAAAGCCGATCCTGAATATGTAGAGAAGTTACTCAAAAAAGAACAATATCATCTCTTTAGGAAAAAGTAAAAAGAGATTTTTTTATCTTTGTGTAGATATGAGCTGGTTTATGCTCATATTTTGTAACTATATGTTACATAAAAAATCAATATCTTCTTTATTGTTTCCATATCATATAAAATTTTCCCACAATCACGATACTATTGCTGTATAAAATTTAATCCCATTCAGGAGACCTTATTATGGCCTTAATCGAAGAATATAAAGCACATACAGCAGAACGTGAAAAACTTGGTGTACCTCCGTTGCCGCTTACCGCAGAACAAACTGCAGAGTTGGTAGAGCTGCTCAAAGCAGACAAATTGGAAGAAGAAACCTATCTTTTGGATCTAATTGAAAACAAAGTTCCCGCAGGTGTCGATGATGCTGCGTATGTGAAAGCTGCATTTTTAAATGCCATCATTCAAGATGATGCGGTATGTCATGCCATTGATAAAGTGCATGCGATCAAAATTTTAGGAAAAATGCTTGGCGGATTTAACGTTGGTCCGCTAGTGGAGGCCTTAAGACACCTTCATGTTGAGGTGGCACAAGCAGCTGCCGATGAATTGAAAAATACGATTTTGGTCTATAACTCCTTTAATGATGTTAAAGAGCTTATGGATCATGGAAATGCTTTTGCAAAAGAGGTGATTGAGTCTTGGGCAAATGCCGAGTGGTTTACCAATAAACCGGAACTTCCGTCAGAAATTACGCTTACGGTTTATAAAATTCCCGGAGAAACCAATACCGATGACCTCTCTCCCGCATCTGAAGCATTCACAAGAGCAGATATCCCGCTTCATGCAAACTCTATGCTGGTTTCACGTATGGAAAATCCGCTTGAAACGATGGCAAGCTTAAAAGAACAAGGCTATCCTCTTGCATACGTAGGAGATGTTGTCGGTACAGGAAGTTCTAGAAAATCAGGTATCAACTCGGTGCAGTGGCATATGGGTGAAGATATACCGGGCATCCCCAATAAAAGAACAGGCGGGGTTGTGATCGGTTCTATTATCGCTCCAATTTTCTTCAATACAGCAGAAGACAGCGGGTGTTTGCCTATTGAAGCAAACGTCGATGCGCTGGAAACGGGTGACGTGATCACGGTGAAACCTTTTAAGGGGGTGATCGAAAAAGAAGGAAAAGCAGTCAGTGAATTTAAAATCACTCCCAATACACTTCCTGATGAGATGAGGGCAGGAGGACGTATTCCGTTGATTATCGGTAAAGGATTAACAGCCAAAGCCAGAGAAGCACTTGGTCTGCCTTCTTCAGGCATTTTTATGACACCCGAGCAACCGGCGGATAACGGCAAAGGCTTTACGCTTGCGCAAAAAATGGTAGGGAAAGCATGCGGCATGGAAGGTGTAAAGCCGGGCGTTTACTGTGAGCCGATAGCAACAACGGTTGGTTCGCAAGATACCACCGGCCCTATGACCAGAGATGAGATCAAAGAGCTTGCGGCACTTAGCTTTGGCGCAGATATGACAATGCAGTCTTTTTGTCATACAGCAGCCTATCCGAAACCGGCAGACATTCAGCTTCAGCATACACTTCCTGAGTTTTGGACGAGCAGAAAAGGGGTCATACTGAGACCCGGCGATGGTGTCATTCATTCTTGGCTCAATAGATTGTGTCTGCCAGACACAGTAGGTACCGGAGGAGACAGCCATACCAGATTCCCAATCGGTATCTCGTTTCCGGCAGGATCTGGGCTTGTGGCATTCGCGGGTGTAACAGGCATGATGCCCCTTACGATGCCGGAGTCTGTCTTGGTGCGGTTCAAGGGTGAAATGCAGCCGGGTATCACGCTTCGCGATCTTGTCAATGCGATTCCTTATTATGCGATCAAGCAAGGTTTGCTTACCGTTGAAAAGAAAGGTAAGAAAAACATATTTGCAGGGCGCGTACTTGAGATCGAAGGACTTGAAACATTAAAATGCGAACAGGCATTTGAGCTTAGCGATGCAAGTGCGGAGCGTTCAGCGGCAGCATGTACAGTTAAGCTTGATAAAGAGCCGGTAATGGAATATCTTGGTTCAAATATCGCGCTTATCGAAGAGATGATTAAAGAGGGCTACCAGGATGCGGCTACGCTTCAAAGAAGGGCAGACAAAATGAGAGCATGGCTTGCCAATCCGCAGCTTCTTGAGGCAGATAAAGACGCAGAATATGCAGCGGTGATCGAAATTGATCTTAACGAAGTTGCCGAGCCGATTCTTGCCTGTCCGAATGATCCGGACGATGTTGCAACATTGAGCGAAATATTGGCCGATGAGAAAAGACCAAAAGAGATCAGCGAAGTATTTGTTGGAAGCTGCATGACTAATATCGGACTTTTTAGAGCATTGGGCGAAGTGCTTAAAGGCGAAGGGCAGGTTTCTACCAAACTATGGGTTGTTCCACCGACAAAAATGGATGAAAAAACACTCATTGAAGAGGGGTATTATGCCATTTACGGTACGGCAGGAGCACGCACGGAGATTCCGGGATGTTCGCTTTGTATGGGCAACCAGGCGCAGGCCACGAAAGGAGCAACCGTCTTTAGCACCAGCACAAGAAACTTTGATAACAGATTGGGTAAAGACACCAAGGTATATTTGGGTTCGGCAGAGATGGCAGCCGTAGCGTCACTCTTGGGTAAAATCCCCACCAAAGAGGAGTACATGAATATCGTTACTAAGAAGATCAACGATGCCAACAAAAACAGTGTGTATAAATACCTTAATTTTGATCAGGTTTCAAGTGAAGCGCTTGAAGCGATGGTGAGATAAGAAAGCTGTTTTTTCGCAGACAAAGAGATCTCTTTGTCTGCGAGTGTATAGAAAGCTTATATTTTTTGAAAAATCTCTTTAAATAGAGCGGGGATGCGTGCAGGCTTTCCTTCTGCGAGATACACTAAAGTCACTTTCATGCTAAATATTTTGACCTCCTCTTTAAAAATCTCCTGGAGAAGCATAACGCTTGAGCGGCTTATCTTAATAACGCTTGTTTTAACCTCCACCAGATCGCCCAGTTTTGAAGTAGCCAAAAAATCGGCATGGAGATTATGCACCACAAAACCGCTTCGTTCTTCCTCAAACGGACACAATCCTTTGGAAAAAAAGATCTCCGACCGCGCCCTTTCACAATATTTGATGTAATTGGTATGATAAACTATCCCGCCTGCATCGGTGTCTTCGTAATAAACTCGTATCTGCACCTTGTAACTCCTATATTTAAGGCAACTTTGACAGTCCGGTGTTGGTCAATATGTCAAAAACTGTGCCAAATTTTTCTAATTTCTGAAACCTTGTTGCTTCATCTTCTTGGATAAAATTTCAAGGGAACTTTTTTCTTCA
This window contains:
- a CDS encoding bifunctional aconitate hydratase 2/2-methylisocitrate dehydratase; amino-acid sequence: MALIEEYKAHTAEREKLGVPPLPLTAEQTAELVELLKADKLEEETYLLDLIENKVPAGVDDAAYVKAAFLNAIIQDDAVCHAIDKVHAIKILGKMLGGFNVGPLVEALRHLHVEVAQAAADELKNTILVYNSFNDVKELMDHGNAFAKEVIESWANAEWFTNKPELPSEITLTVYKIPGETNTDDLSPASEAFTRADIPLHANSMLVSRMENPLETMASLKEQGYPLAYVGDVVGTGSSRKSGINSVQWHMGEDIPGIPNKRTGGVVIGSIIAPIFFNTAEDSGCLPIEANVDALETGDVITVKPFKGVIEKEGKAVSEFKITPNTLPDEMRAGGRIPLIIGKGLTAKAREALGLPSSGIFMTPEQPADNGKGFTLAQKMVGKACGMEGVKPGVYCEPIATTVGSQDTTGPMTRDEIKELAALSFGADMTMQSFCHTAAYPKPADIQLQHTLPEFWTSRKGVILRPGDGVIHSWLNRLCLPDTVGTGGDSHTRFPIGISFPAGSGLVAFAGVTGMMPLTMPESVLVRFKGEMQPGITLRDLVNAIPYYAIKQGLLTVEKKGKKNIFAGRVLEIEGLETLKCEQAFELSDASAERSAAACTVKLDKEPVMEYLGSNIALIEEMIKEGYQDAATLQRRADKMRAWLANPQLLEADKDAEYAAVIEIDLNEVAEPILACPNDPDDVATLSEILADEKRPKEISEVFVGSCMTNIGLFRALGEVLKGEGQVSTKLWVVPPTKMDEKTLIEEGYYAIYGTAGARTEIPGCSLCMGNQAQATKGATVFSTSTRNFDNRLGKDTKVYLGSAEMAAVASLLGKIPTKEEYMNIVTKKINDANKNSVYKYLNFDQVSSEALEAMVR
- a CDS encoding pantetheine-phosphate adenylyltransferase, encoding MNTFRRAIYPGTFDPVTNGHLDILRRACKMFDEIIIAVAESETKNPMFSLEQRIEMAKAVTKIFPKVKVIGFNGLLVTLSDNLDANIIIRGLRAVSDFEYELQMGYANASLKKDLETIYLMPSLEHAFVSSSVVRSILHFDGKIDHLLPPEVYKMIQGYKK
- a CDS encoding cell division protein FtsK, with the translated sequence MKITLIITAVLFIYGAFSTLFHDSALVGNIGKKVGDVNVFLFGYLAYINILILFYPLYKLFTDSRKLKEIDFYLGWLLFFIGLIFLQSLIVESKEAGYIGTQIVEFLQPFIGKAGLWLSWLMITALSLVFILDDDFSPGDLKLHRFSFKPIWRGLQNSLQKIKVFFRKLFTNPFASPPLENDMMPPLEQKKDKTAQKRLQFSSENQRISQMPLKKEDHFMKEVKKIPIHPIDDLVVDERAAKEDSLLHDLQLKNTHVQRVEELEENSKLLEQIEKGAVAKPKNFKLPKLDFLQKAPKTTKKINEAEIDRKIEDLLSKLKQFNVDGDVVRTYSGPLVTTFEFKPAPNVKVSKILNLQDDLAMALSAETIRIQAPIPGRDVVGIEIPNDTIETIYLREILESDLFRESSSPLTVALGKDIVGKPFITDIKKLPHLLIAGTTGSGKSVGINAMILSLLYRNDPDQLKLMLIDPKMLEFSIYNDIPHLITPVITEAKKAIAALSNMVGEMERRYKLMAKNRTKNIDNYNEKVKQDGSADPFPFIVVVIDELADLMMNGGKEVEYSIARLAQMARACGIHLIVATQRPSVDVVTGLIKANLPSRLSYRVGQRIDSKVILDTMGAESLLGRGDGLFTPPGAVGLVRIHAPWNTEEEIEEVVEFLKEQRVPQYDESFLVTGGASSEGKNADMELDPLFEEAKNVILTDNKTSISYLQRKLQIGYNRSANIIEQLEAMGILSEPNAKGNREIL
- a CDS encoding 3-octaprenyl-4-hydroxybenzoate carboxy-lyase — protein: MKLVIAITGASGVDMGKKFINCLPQDIEAHVVVSDNALTVESFENTKVTLHQNNNIAASISSGSFKVDATAIIPCSMNTLAKIACGISDNLATRVAAVALKEQKKLLLAPREMPFSAIALENMHKLASLGVIIAPPVIGYYSDSSTLEEMERFIIGKWYDALGIDNSLYKRWGTP
- a CDS encoding acyl-CoA thioester hydrolase, whose translation is MQIRVYYEDTDAGGIVYHTNYIKYCERARSEIFFSKGLCPFEEERSGFVVHNLHADFLATSKLGDLVEVKTSVIKISRSSVMLLQEIFKEEVKIFSMKVTLVYLAEGKPARIPALFKEIFQKI
- a CDS encoding dTMP kinase, producing the protein MYILFEGIDTCGKTTQIELIAKNHPEVIITKEPGGTSFGKKAREILLNDSLSSKRAELLLFLADRAEHYEEIIKPNKDKLILSDRGFLSGIGYALANSDFDFDLLVSLNKFALQDHLPDKVILFLTDMETLKKRISQKSLDGIELRGLEYLLHVQEQMKKSLIKLSIPHLFVDATQSIDTIHTQINNFLRNTL